ACATGTACtggaagcaacagcaacaacgacaaTAGCCTGCCGCAAAACGTGTGGCAAGCGaatagcagcaacaataaaacggGCACAATGCCTTGACTGAGTTTTGAAcgttttttttagtttcttttttttgtagtaGATACGGAAAATTGCTTTTTCATTGTTGCAGTAACCAATTTTtggctgttattgttgttatttacaAGCTGACTTGGCAAacggaaaatcaatttttaattgcaacaaattTGAGAGAGCTGCGGGACAGGCAAATTgcgagttggccaaaaaaggcaaattaaAGTAAGCGTTAACGAAAAACAATTGGCATTTTGAGTCAGAAACGGGTTTAACGGTATCGCAGAGGCAGCTGCAGTATCTTTTGAGGAAACACGCCGCCACATGTCAAAGGGGGACAGCAACAATATGTCAAAATCTCGATGAGCAGAGCAATGAACCGTTGTAATTAGCATACGTCCGCGTGCGTGCGTGTAACAGAGAGCACAATAGAGGCACTTTCGATTATTGAACTTGTTAAATTCCGCATTTCTCTGTTTGCGCTCGGTGCTtagattgtttattatttggtATTACGCTTATTCTTTTGCTTTGGTTGCTTACCTGGAAATGATCTCTTTCCTTTGGTGCCTAACCGAAAAACAAGCGAACAATTAATTTCATTAGAAGTATCTAACAAATGCGAATCCAACATGAGATATagtaaaacaagaaataagTGTGAGCAAATAAGATAAGCAACGCCGCGTggggaaagagagagagagagagctgtTGGTGAGAGCGAGAACGACGCGAGTTGTTGGCGGAAACTCCTGTCGcagcaagcagcagcaacaacaactacagaACGGCGACAATTACGGCgctttattgattttttacaAAACAACTATTCGAACACGAAGCGTGCCGTTTGCATTTGAAACTCGGTTTTCAGCTTATATCGAGATTATTTAATGCACAACAAAACGGAGCACAAAAGAATTTCGCACACCAGCACAAGTTTtaagcactcacacacacacacatacgaaGCGACTTCAATGTCAACTTcactttttgtatttttatctACTGCTTCgctatttttggttttctttagCAGTATTTAGTACTTTGAATTTAGTATTTAACTGCACTTTATTACCCGTCAGTCTGCACGCATCCGTGCGCTCGTTGGTCGAGAAACAAATTATTCAACCGCcactttgcttttggccaagcgCGCTTTTCCCACAGCTGTTTTACTTAAGCGATAAAACGCAGCGACAACTATCAGTCGCCTGGCTATCGATTTGACCCAGGGAGGGGAGCAACTAGCTCTGCCAATCGAACTGGTTCCGAGCcgaaattcaaaaatgtcATCGGTAAGATAACGTGTTTAGCTACATCCCTTTGGACATGTTTTCTACATGTTGACttacattttacattatatttaattttattagctTGGCGGTTAGTtttgaatataaattgaaGGTAAAAAGGTATAGACCAGTTTTTTCTATTCTTGTTTACCAGATGATATATCGCACCACAATTGTTCGCTCTTTTAATGCTCATactcataaaatatattgctctttaatattataatattttattctgCATTTAGGTTCTTaagtttcgtattttttttagctttttacCGATGCTCAACCCGAATTTCTGTGTCGCCGCCGGAAGCAGTGATTCACATTGGGCTTGACACCCTGACATCGATTGTTCCAAGCCACCCAGGCGGAGAATCCTTGCTGTTTCCTGATGTACTTCGCACAGGCAATGGAATACCGGATATCGTCGCTCAACAGCAGGCGGCAGGGCAAGCGACACAGATCGTTGGATGGACGACCATCCGCCGGCTTGCACCAGTAACGATCGTTGATCTGGAAGAGACCCCAGTCCACGGATCCATCAACGTTCGAGGGATTGATGGCTTTTGTGTTGAACGAGCTCTCGCCCTCCACGAGGCACAGCCAATCGGGTAGCTCGTTGTAAGCCATTCCGTATCGATACAGCTGCCGGGCCAAACTGCATCTGCCCACCTGGCGGCCAGTGGCCAGTGATAGCGTTAAGAGCACCAGCAGCCAAATGGGCCACATCTTCCAGAAACAATGCAGGCTTCTAATGGTAACTCGTGGCTTATATAGCCATCCAGTTTGCTGCGAGATTCGGAGCACAACTTGGCCCAATCTAATTTTTACAAGCACTCATTTGGACAGCTCTGAAGTGTGGCCCACACTCGAGCATAAATTATCAACACTAGGCGACAAAGATTGGAAGTCATAACCATCTCcaattcttttattttgttggaGCTATTTCGGAAAGGCTATTGCTCTGAGAAATCAGTAGATATATGGTTATTTTAGGGTGTAGAACTAAAACTACAATTCTCTAACTTAACTTAAATCCCAAACATGCAGATGAGTGTCAGACTTTCAATTCTCGATCATTGAAACAGGCCGATCGGGCCAGTTTCGTTAATATATGGAGTGGGAATCGCTCGCCATTTAAGCGAGGCATCTGCCTGGCCCCAGATTCACTTTCAATGGGTTCTTTTGTGCGATGCTCAGGTATTATATAACCATGTTGACAGCTGGAGGGGCCGGAGCACTTGAGATCGCGTGTGCGCCAACAATCGAACAAAAACCCCGAGAGAGCAAAGTCATTCAACTTTTGGACAACTTGTCGttctttctttgtttttgtttaacgTAAAAAATTAGTacaaaaatatgcaataaaaatggcaTGTGTTGATACTATGTTTATCCCAAACGAATCTCCTCCATTTCCTGAGCGGGCGGCTGCTTGATCTCCTGTTCCGTTGGCGGCACATATCCCTGTCTCGGCAGGAATTGCCTCTTCCTGGATGTGGGACGTATAACGATGTGTGCTACGCATGTGCAAATGGCGGCTATGGCAAAGTATTTGAAGCTCTCTCGTCCGCCCAGGCTTTTGAACATAAGTCCGCCGATTAGGGATCCGATGGAGAAGCCAAGTCCATCGTCCATGCCGGCCATCAATCCTTGAACGGTGGCCGATGTTCCCGGAGGAGCCACCGCCGAGGCGTAGGCCACAATGCACGTATAGCACAGAGCATAGGTAATGCCCTGGAAAAAGAGCTCCACGCCCACCAGATACCAGGGATTGGGAATCCAGGCGATCAGCGACAGTCGCACAGCGTAGAAGAAAAAGCACATGCTCATGCAATGAACATAGCCCAGTTTTTTGATAATCTTTCCGCTGTAGAAGAAAAAGGGCACCTCGCCGGCCAGACACTCGGCGGCCACCACTAGACCTTCGATCAACTTGATCTGATGCATGTAACCAGTGGCCTCGGCCACCTGCTCCAAGTGCCAGAACATAAAGTATATGATGAAGGAGTCAATGATGCCAGCCATTGTGGCGAAGAACAGAAAGACCAGAATGGGTGGCTTGCGCACCAATTGCCAAACATCGCTCCAGATGGACTCGGAACCACCCAGTTTCGGCAGCTTCAGCTTGGACACACTGAACAGATCGAGCAAACTGAACACGCACATGATGATCAAGGCAGGCGTCAGACTTTTGACCGCATCCGTGGTCCACCAGTTCACTACGATTCCGGCTAGCATGGCAGTGGCTCCAAAACCAATGGTGCCCCACACTCGTTGTGCTCCGTACTTTTCCTGCTCCTCATCGCCCAGAAGGTCAAAGCAACAGGCATCGGATATGGAGTTTGTCACGTTGAAGCCAACGATTCCAATGCAGAGCAGGCATACGAACAGCCAGAACTTGCCAGCACCATAGATGCAGCTATTTACGTGTCGCACCTCGCAGGATGCACTGTTCCAATCGATGGCTGCTGGTTGCGTGAGACAGATGTGATAACTCTCGTTGCCATGAAGCAGATTCTGGTTGAGATTGAGGCCCGACTCGTTGGCAACAATTAGAGCGGAGAATTCGCCTACTTCCTTTTCTTCCTGAATGCATTTTGCCTGATGAGTGGTTTGACAAAATGCGTTGGAGGATTGGATAATGGTATTGCAATCGTTTGGATTCGTCAATAACGTTACATTCCATTGGGCACTTCCCTCGTCCAATGGAATGAAATGTGAGTTGTCGGGCAGGAAATAGAAGCCGGCGAAGGCCAGTGTCATGATGAGGATAAGGGAGATGAAGATGAACTTGCGCAGGCTCTGCAACAAAGATTATAGTTtagtatttatat
The sequence above is drawn from the Drosophila melanogaster chromosome 2R genome and encodes:
- the CG15706 gene encoding uncharacterized protein, isoform A, which codes for MVRLNRRLLPIKAHFFFFMAAMGPILPQLSVIGKQIGVPPDVMGYITAALPLLYVLAKPLVGFLADYFTSLRKFIFISLILIMTLAFAGFYFLPDNSHFIPLDEGSAQWNVTLLTNPNDCNTIIQSSNAFCQTTHQAKCIQEEKEVGEFSALIVANESGLNLNQNLLHGNESYHICLTQPAAIDWNSASCEVRHVNSCIYGAGKFWLFVCLLCIGIVGFNVTNSISDACCFDLLGDEEQEKYGAQRVWGTIGFGATAMLAGIVVNWWTTDAVKSLTPALIIMCVFSLLDLFSVSKLKLPKLGGSESIWSDVWQLVRKPPILVFLFFATMAGIIDSFIIYFMFWHLEQVAEATGYMHQIKLIEGLVVAAECLAGEVPFFFYSGKIIKKLGYVHCMSMCFFFYAVRLSLIAWIPNPWYLVGVELFFQGITYALCYTCIVAYASAVAPPGTSATVQGLMAGMDDGLGFSIGSLIGGLMFKSLGGRESFKYFAIAAICTCVAHIVIRPTSRKRQFLPRQGYVPPTEQEIKQPPAQEMEEIRLG
- the CG7798 gene encoding uncharacterized protein; this encodes MWPIWLLVLLTLSLATGRQVGRCSLARQLYRYGMAYNELPDWLCLVEGESSFNTKAINPSNVDGSVDWGLFQINDRYWCKPADGRPSNDLCRLPCRLLLSDDIRYSIACAKYIRKQQGFSAWVAWNNRCQGVKPNVNHCFRRRHRNSG